A part of Aspergillus flavus chromosome 5, complete sequence genomic DNA contains:
- a CDS encoding amino acid transporter has product MASYEMKNRVELGHSLSQDRDEQDLARLGKKSVLKRNFSVLSILAFSCTIIATWEGLLDAFLLPMANGGPAGAVYGYIFAWIGTGSCFVVIAELSSMAPTSGGQYHWCAMLAPPSCMKFYSYITGWITVFAWQSAFASIALLSGTEIQGAAILTFPNYQSEPYHGTLILWACVLVALAVNVIGGKLLPRLENLVFVLHIVGFLTILITLTYMADHKSAKEVFTTWTNEGGWSSNGIVFFIGMQGSVFAFSGGDAAVHMAEEVQHASVVIPRALILTVLINGVLGFGMLIGVLFCMGDLAAATSTPTGYPYMEIFLQATNSLSGTVTMICISLVIGICSAIGMIAATSRQFWSFARDRGVPGWRLWSKVSPTTNIPIYSVCFTMVVSCLFGLINIGSDVALKDILSMAVSGLYLSYLAVGSLLLYRRVCGHIRPSSECEDTTVNVPNAPLVWGPFRVPGILGMVNNGFAVCYMIIVIFFSFWPTKAAVNYKSMNYSVVGTFGTVLIAVIYYVVRARHVYHGPVVEV; this is encoded by the exons ATGGCTTCGTatgagatgaagaaccgGGTGGAGCTCGGTCACAGTCTGAGTCAAGATCGCGATGAGCAAGATCTCGCGCGACTTGGGAAGAAGTCTGTTCTTAAG CGCAATTTTAGTGTTCTCTCGATTCTCGCATTCAGCTGCACCATTATCGCGACGTGGGAAGGATTACTCGA TGCCTTCTTGCTTCCTATGGCGAA TGGAGGACCCGCAGGTGCCGTCTACGGATATATCTTTGCATGGATAGGGACTGGGTCATGCTTTGTGGTCATCGCCGAGTTATCTTCCAT GGCGCCTACATCAGGGGGACAATATCATTGGTGCGCAATGCTTGCGCCCCCAAGTTGCATGAAATTTTACAGCTATATCACGG GCTGGATAACTGTTTTTGCTTGGCAATCCGCCTTTGCGTCGATCGCCCTGTTGAGCGGCACCGAAATCCAGGGGGCTGCTATCTTGACCTTCCCAAACTACCAGAGCGAGCCCTATCATGGTACTCTGATTCTATGGGCCTGTGTGTTAGTCGCTCTAGCAGTGAACGTGATCGGTGGTAAACTACTGCCACGTCTGGAAAACCTGGTTTTTGTCTTGCACATTGTTGGATTCTTGACCATTTTAATCACACTTACCTATATGGCGGATCACAAAAGCGCCAAGGAGGTGTTCACAACATGGACAAACGAGGGTGGCTGGTCGTCCAACGGCATCGTTTTCTTCATTGGGATGCAAGGTAGCGTGTTTGCCTTCTCTGGTGGCGATGCTGCCGTCCAT ATGGCCGAGGAAGTTCAACACGCTTCGGTGGTCATACCTCGGGCATTGATTCTCACTGTCTTAATCAACGGGGTTCTTGGATTTGGCATGCTGATTGGGGTCTTGTTTTGTATGGGCGATCTTGCCGCAGCGACCAGCACTCCCACGGGGTATCCATATATGGAAATCTTTCTGCAGGCAACCAATTCATTGAGCGGTACTGTGACCATGATATGCATCTCGCTTGTGATTGGTATTTGTTCTGCAATCGGCATGATCGCTGCGACCTCTCGCCAGTTCTGGTCATTTGCGCGTGATCGAGGAGTGCCTGGATGGAGGTTATGGAGCAAG GTCTCTCCCACAACCAATATCCCAATCTACTCTGTGTGCTTCACCATGGTTGTCTCGTGTCTTTTTGGGCTGATTAATATCGGCTCCGATGTGGCGCTGAAAGATATCCTATCCATGGCTGTGTCTGGCCTCTACCTCTCATACCTAGCAGTTGGAAGCCTGCTTCTCTACCGGCGTGTATGCGGCCACATCCGCCCCAGTAGTGAGTGCGAGGATACGACTGTGAATGTCCCCAATGCTCCGTTAGTATGGGGGCCGTTCCGAGTTCCTGGGATTCTGGGGATGGTAAACAACGGATTTGCTGTTTGCTACATGATTATCGTGATTTTCTTTAGCTTTTGGCCCACAAAAGCCGCGgtaaattataaatctatgAACTATAGTGTGGTTGGGACATTCGGGACGGTTCTGATTGCGGTTATATATTATGTTGTTCGGGCCCGGCATGTCTACCACGGTCCGGTGGTAGAAGTATAG